In Coprobacter tertius, the following proteins share a genomic window:
- a CDS encoding TolC family protein yields MKKIIICLFLSAILGGCSIYRTYERPAMEMTDSLYRLPMEPADTVSIAFLSWRELFTDPKLQQLIETGINNNTDLNIARLRVKEAEALLTSAKLAYLPSISLTPQGTLKSEKGNKAVKTYNFAVAADWELDIFGRVTNAKREAKAVLEQSEAYRQAVQTQLVATIANSYYTLLMLDEQLEISKRTAENWSENLRAMQALKKAGQTTDMAVAQTEASKLSVDASLLSIERQISEIENTLSALLGFVSQSIERSTLNCQSFPDTLTVGVPLQLLQRRPDIKQSEAELAAAFYITNQARASFYPSITLSGSGGWTNAVGTAITNPGQWLFSAVGSLVQPLFNRGQNIANLKVAKAQQEAALLSFRQSLLDAGTEVNNALAQWQMARAKLKIDQQQVLSLQSAVRSSELLMRYSSQNYLEVITARQTLLQAELDVVSDRFDEIQGVINLYHALGGGYDSEYTK; encoded by the coding sequence ATGAAAAAGATAATAATATGTTTGTTTCTGTCGGCTATATTGGGCGGGTGTTCGATATATCGAACTTATGAACGGCCGGCAATGGAGATGACCGACAGTCTTTATCGTTTACCTATGGAGCCGGCAGATACGGTTTCAATAGCCTTTCTTTCTTGGAGAGAGCTGTTTACCGATCCGAAATTGCAGCAACTTATAGAAACAGGTATAAATAATAATACCGATTTGAATATTGCCCGGTTACGGGTGAAGGAAGCTGAAGCGTTACTTACTTCGGCAAAACTGGCATATTTACCTTCGATTTCACTTACTCCTCAAGGAACATTGAAGAGTGAAAAAGGGAATAAAGCGGTTAAAACTTATAATTTCGCGGTGGCAGCCGACTGGGAGCTTGATATATTCGGCCGAGTTACAAATGCTAAGAGAGAAGCGAAAGCAGTGCTTGAACAGAGCGAAGCTTACCGTCAGGCGGTACAAACTCAGCTTGTTGCGACCATTGCCAATAGTTATTATACATTATTGATGCTCGACGAACAGCTTGAAATTAGTAAACGTACGGCAGAGAACTGGTCAGAGAATTTACGTGCGATGCAGGCTTTGAAAAAAGCCGGACAAACCACCGATATGGCTGTGGCTCAAACCGAAGCCAGTAAATTATCGGTAGATGCGTCTTTACTTTCGATAGAAAGGCAAATTAGTGAAATAGAGAATACGTTATCTGCATTGTTAGGTTTTGTTTCGCAATCAATCGAACGTTCAACTTTGAACTGTCAGTCTTTCCCTGATACGTTAACCGTCGGGGTTCCGTTACAATTATTGCAGCGTAGGCCTGATATAAAGCAAAGTGAAGCGGAGTTAGCTGCTGCTTTTTATATTACCAATCAGGCTCGAGCTTCTTTTTATCCTTCTATAACCCTTAGTGGTTCGGGGGGATGGACAAATGCTGTAGGTACAGCTATAACAAATCCGGGGCAATGGCTTTTTTCCGCGGTCGGTTCATTGGTTCAACCTCTTTTTAATCGGGGGCAGAATATTGCAAATTTAAAAGTAGCTAAAGCTCAACAGGAGGCAGCGTTGCTTTCGTTTCGGCAAAGTCTGCTGGATGCCGGTACTGAAGTAAATAACGCTTTGGCACAGTGGCAAATGGCCCGTGCAAAGCTGAAGATAGATCAGCAACAAGTTTTATCTCTGCAATCGGCCGTCAGAAGTTCAGAACTATTGATGCGTTATAGTTCTCAGAATTATCTGGAGGTAATTACTGCTCGACAAACACTTTTACAAGCTGAATTAGATGTTGTTTCAGATCGTTTTGATGAGATACAAGGTGTAATAAATCTTTATCATGCCTTAGGAGGCGGATATGATAGCGAGTATACAAAATGA
- a CDS encoding efflux RND transporter permease subunit gives MKIKTFIDRPILAGVISVVILIVGLIGLSQLPVEQFPEIAPPTVSVSASYTGANAETVQKSVVVPLEEALNGVENMMYMVSSATNTGSARITIYFRQGTDPDMATVNVQNRIASAQGLLPAEVTRSGITVRKRQTSNIKALALYSPDNTFDENFLNNYLKINIEPRLARIAGVGEVNVMGSDYSLRIWLDPGKMSKYGLVPGDITTVLDEQNLEAPTGTLGAESENTFQYVLKYRGRYEQETDFENLVIRSLPDGELLRLKDVAKVELGARAYTYIGEVNGHPGSNCMIAQTSGSNANEIIEEIDKVVAEISKSLPKGMELVDLMSSKDFLDASIKNVIKTLVEAIILVILVVYVFLQSLRSTFIPAISIVVSLIGTFAFLYVAGFSLNMLTLFALVLVIGTVVDDAIVVVEAVQAKFDEGYKSPYLATIDAMGNITSALVTTTFVFMAVFIPVCFMGGTTGTFYTQFGLTMAVAVAISLVNAMTLSPALCALIMTPHADAKKGEKLSFSSRFHIAFDTAFHRVVMKYKSGVFFMFKRKWLAAVLFVVAASGLFILMKTTKTGLVPQEDMGTIFVDVRTSPGSNLEETKIVMDEIDKRISNIPQIRMFSKVTGNGMISGQGAANGMFIIRLKQWDERTEKGDDINSVIDEIYRRTDDIASAQIMAFAQPMIPGYGVSSGFEIYVQDQKGGTIEDLLKYTRQMIDKLNARPEIARATTSFDTKFPQYLVEVDAARCKRNGVSPNDVLNVLSGYIGGNYASNMNRFSKLYRVMVQASPEYRLDTEALNNMFVRNSDGKMSPVSQYLTLTRVYGAETLSRFNLFSAITVNGTPASGYSSGQAIQAVREVAEEILPAGYGFEFGGMSREEASTGSTTTLIFIICVVFIYLILCALYESLFIPIAVILSVPFGLAGSFLFARMFGLENNIYLQIGLIMLIGLLAKTAILLTEYASERRRQGLTITQAAVSAAQVRFRPILMTSLTMIFGMLPLMFASGVGANGNISIGVGTVGGMLIGTIALLFIVPILFIVFQSLQEKIMPERKLPKSEEKKH, from the coding sequence ATGAAGATAAAAACATTTATCGACCGGCCGATATTGGCAGGGGTCATCTCAGTCGTAATTTTGATCGTAGGACTTATTGGTCTTTCGCAACTTCCGGTCGAACAGTTCCCCGAGATTGCTCCTCCCACCGTTAGTGTTTCTGCCAGTTATACCGGAGCTAATGCCGAGACGGTGCAAAAAAGTGTGGTCGTTCCGCTTGAAGAAGCTCTGAATGGGGTAGAGAATATGATGTATATGGTATCATCTGCAACGAATACGGGATCGGCCAGGATTACGATTTATTTCAGGCAGGGGACCGATCCCGATATGGCAACCGTAAATGTGCAGAATCGTATTGCCTCGGCACAAGGGCTTTTGCCTGCAGAGGTGACCCGTAGCGGTATAACAGTACGTAAACGGCAGACTAGTAATATTAAAGCTTTAGCGCTTTATAGTCCGGATAATACATTTGATGAAAATTTTCTTAATAATTATCTGAAAATAAACATAGAGCCTCGTCTGGCACGTATTGCCGGTGTTGGAGAAGTAAACGTAATGGGTTCAGATTACTCGTTGCGAATATGGCTCGATCCGGGTAAAATGTCAAAATACGGATTAGTTCCGGGAGATATCACAACGGTACTCGATGAACAGAATCTGGAGGCACCGACCGGAACGTTGGGTGCCGAATCGGAAAATACGTTTCAGTATGTATTGAAGTATCGAGGGCGTTACGAACAGGAAACCGATTTTGAGAATTTGGTGATACGTTCTTTGCCCGATGGGGAATTGTTAAGATTGAAGGATGTCGCTAAAGTTGAATTAGGGGCCAGAGCTTATACTTATATCGGAGAGGTTAACGGGCATCCCGGATCTAACTGTATGATTGCTCAGACGTCGGGATCAAACGCTAACGAGATTATCGAAGAGATCGATAAAGTGGTAGCAGAAATATCGAAAAGTTTACCGAAAGGAATGGAATTGGTTGACTTGATGAGTTCTAAAGATTTTCTTGATGCTTCCATTAAAAATGTGATAAAAACTTTGGTAGAGGCTATTATACTGGTAATTTTGGTTGTATATGTTTTTTTACAGAGTTTACGTTCAACATTTATTCCGGCTATTTCGATTGTTGTGTCCCTGATAGGAACTTTCGCTTTTTTATATGTCGCCGGGTTCAGTCTTAATATGCTCACTCTGTTCGCCTTGGTTCTTGTGATCGGAACAGTTGTAGATGATGCTATTGTTGTGGTCGAGGCGGTGCAAGCTAAATTCGATGAGGGCTATAAGTCACCTTATTTGGCAACAATCGACGCAATGGGAAATATTACTTCGGCACTCGTTACGACGACTTTTGTTTTTATGGCTGTATTTATTCCTGTTTGTTTTATGGGAGGGACAACCGGTACCTTTTATACGCAGTTCGGTTTGACGATGGCTGTCGCGGTTGCTATATCGTTAGTAAATGCTATGACACTGAGTCCGGCGCTTTGTGCACTTATTATGACGCCCCATGCTGATGCGAAAAAAGGGGAGAAATTAAGTTTTTCGTCTCGTTTTCACATTGCATTCGATACCGCTTTCCACCGAGTGGTTATGAAATATAAATCGGGGGTCTTTTTTATGTTTAAGCGTAAATGGCTGGCAGCGGTATTATTTGTTGTCGCTGCGTCCGGATTATTTATTCTCATGAAAACGACTAAAACAGGTCTTGTCCCACAGGAAGATATGGGTACGATATTCGTAGATGTCCGTACTTCACCGGGAAGCAATTTGGAAGAAACCAAGATCGTAATGGATGAGATAGACAAGCGTATCAGCAATATTCCCCAAATCAGGATGTTCTCTAAAGTAACGGGTAATGGTATGATAAGCGGTCAGGGTGCGGCTAACGGAATGTTTATAATTCGTTTGAAACAGTGGGATGAACGAACCGAAAAAGGAGATGACATAAACTCTGTTATTGATGAAATATACCGGCGTACCGATGATATTGCATCGGCACAGATTATGGCTTTTGCTCAACCGATGATCCCCGGTTACGGCGTAAGTAGCGGTTTCGAAATTTATGTTCAGGATCAGAAAGGCGGTACAATAGAAGACCTTTTAAAATATACCCGTCAGATGATCGATAAACTGAATGCAAGACCTGAAATTGCTCGGGCTACGACTTCTTTCGATACAAAATTTCCACAATATCTGGTAGAGGTCGATGCTGCTCGCTGTAAACGTAACGGAGTATCGCCAAACGATGTGTTGAATGTTTTATCGGGTTATATCGGAGGTAATTATGCCTCGAATATGAATCGTTTTTCGAAGTTATATCGTGTTATGGTGCAGGCATCTCCTGAATATCGGTTAGATACCGAAGCATTAAATAATATGTTTGTGCGTAATTCCGACGGTAAAATGTCTCCGGTAAGTCAATATCTTACACTTACTCGAGTATATGGGGCGGAAACTCTTTCCCGTTTTAACCTTTTTTCAGCCATTACCGTCAATGGAACTCCGGCTTCCGGATACAGTTCGGGACAGGCAATACAGGCTGTTCGTGAAGTGGCTGAGGAAATTTTACCGGCCGGTTATGGGTTCGAGTTTGGTGGAATGTCACGGGAAGAGGCTTCTACCGGAAGCACAACGACTCTTATTTTTATAATTTGCGTGGTGTTCATTTATTTGATATTATGTGCTTTATATGAAAGCCTTTTTATTCCGATTGCGGTTATTCTTTCTGTACCGTTCGGGTTGGCAGGAAGTTTCCTTTTTGCCCGGATGTTTGGTTTGGAAAATAATATTTATTTGCAGATCGGATTAATTATGTTGATCGGTTTATTGGCGAAAACTGCTATTCTGTTGACCGAATATGCATCTGAACGTCGCCGTCAGGGGTTGACAATTACACAAGCAGCAGTATCGGCAGCTCAAGTTAGGTTTCGTCCTATTCTGATGACTTCTCTTACCATGATCTTCGGTATGTTACCTTTAATGTTTGCATCCGGTGTGGGAGCGAATGGTAATATTTCGATTGGTGTGGGTACGGTTGGTGGCATGCTAATCGGTACGATAGCTTTGTTGTTTATCGTTCCTATATTGTTTATCGTATTTCAGTCATTGCAGGAGAAAATTATGCCGGAACGAAAATTACCGAAATCGGAGGAGAAAAAACATTAA
- a CDS encoding efflux RND transporter periplasmic adaptor subunit, giving the protein MRKFIVFCVSGLVLLWSCAKKQQEEVGTKYKTLKVEFSDRTLKTDYSAALKGRQFVEIRPQVSGIITEIRLNEGDAVHKGQTLFIIDQVPYKAALETAVANVKSAEAKLATAKLTAESKDELYKENVVSEFDLLTARNALTQAQAALAQAKADETNARNSLSYTEVKSPVDGVASMIPYRVGALVGSSITEPLVTVSDDEEIYAYFSMNENQILDLISQYGSLQKAIQQMPDVELLLSNGTAYSHPGRIDAISGTVDEGTGAVSLRASFKNPDQLLRNGGSATVIVPTVRTKCLVIPQAATYELQNRVFVYKVIDGKACSAPVEIFRLNNGTEYIVESGLEPGDVIIAEGAGLVREGTVIENQVNQE; this is encoded by the coding sequence ATGAGAAAATTCATCGTTTTTTGTGTATCGGGTTTGGTACTATTGTGGTCTTGTGCAAAAAAACAACAGGAGGAAGTAGGTACCAAGTATAAAACATTAAAGGTAGAATTTAGCGACAGGACGTTGAAAACCGATTATTCTGCAGCACTTAAAGGTCGTCAATTTGTAGAAATACGACCGCAGGTAAGTGGTATTATAACCGAAATACGTCTCAATGAAGGGGATGCTGTTCATAAAGGGCAGACTTTGTTTATTATCGATCAGGTCCCTTATAAAGCGGCTTTAGAAACTGCTGTTGCTAATGTTAAAAGTGCAGAGGCCAAGCTGGCTACAGCAAAACTAACTGCTGAAAGTAAAGATGAATTATATAAGGAAAATGTGGTTTCAGAGTTTGATCTACTTACGGCTCGTAATGCTTTAACACAGGCACAGGCTGCTTTAGCGCAAGCAAAGGCCGATGAGACAAATGCCCGTAATAGCCTTTCTTATACAGAAGTAAAAAGTCCGGTAGACGGTGTAGCGAGTATGATCCCTTATCGGGTAGGTGCTCTTGTCGGCAGTAGTATTACCGAGCCATTGGTTACGGTTTCGGATGACGAAGAAATTTATGCTTATTTTTCGATGAATGAGAATCAGATATTAGATCTGATAAGTCAATACGGTTCACTACAGAAAGCTATACAGCAAATGCCTGATGTAGAGCTTCTATTGAGTAATGGTACAGCATATTCTCATCCCGGTAGAATAGATGCGATTAGCGGAACTGTTGACGAAGGTACGGGGGCCGTTAGTTTGAGGGCTAGTTTTAAAAATCCCGATCAGTTATTAAGAAACGGAGGGAGTGCAACTGTGATTGTTCCGACCGTAAGAACGAAATGTTTGGTAATTCCGCAAGCGGCTACTTACGAATTGCAAAACAGAGTATTTGTATATAAAGTGATTGATGGTAAGGCTTGTTCTGCTCCGGTTGAAATATTCCGTTTAAATAACGGCACTGAATATATTGTGGAGTCGGGGCTTGAACCTGGAGATGTAATTATCGCCGAAGGAGCCGGATTGGTGAGAGAAGGAACAGTAATAGAAAATCAGGTTAACCAGGAATAA
- a CDS encoding sensor histidine kinase: MKYPKIALYVDLIFCLIVMPLIIMLVPIDKWIKNNYLFVITLIIYLYALYFTYRKVNLPSLFIQHKFGRIILIIILLLSVTELLTHFPLPDIHNSKLSINFRKHLHAQTIWFFFLIISGFSLAIEIAFELFRQILSKQEIETAKNKAELALYKAQINPHFLFNTLNALYGLAITKSDHTESAFVKFSNILKYMYTNSSSETIDVGKEIDYIRQYVDLQLLRLNRHTQVIFESQTDEEQIQIPPMILITFVENAFKYGTSSDEDCSIIIRIIVKEGILNFETHNAIMKNIQGKSSTIGIENCRKRLELLYPGRFSLDITKDTEKNTFKTRLIIRLR, encoded by the coding sequence ATGAAATACCCCAAAATAGCTTTATATGTAGATCTCATTTTCTGTCTTATCGTAATGCCACTCATCATTATGTTGGTACCGATTGATAAATGGATCAAAAACAATTATTTATTTGTAATAACTCTCATTATTTACCTTTACGCTCTTTATTTTACTTACCGTAAAGTTAATCTGCCTTCATTATTCATACAGCACAAGTTCGGCCGTATCATACTCATCATCATTCTATTATTAAGCGTTACAGAACTGCTTACTCATTTCCCTTTGCCCGATATTCATAACTCAAAACTATCTATAAATTTCAGAAAACATCTTCATGCCCAAACAATCTGGTTCTTTTTCCTGATTATTTCAGGATTTAGTTTGGCCATAGAAATAGCATTCGAACTATTTCGCCAGATATTATCGAAACAAGAAATAGAAACTGCAAAAAATAAAGCAGAACTGGCACTGTATAAAGCTCAAATCAATCCTCATTTCCTTTTCAATACTCTAAATGCACTTTACGGACTTGCCATAACCAAGTCGGACCACACGGAATCGGCTTTCGTAAAATTCTCGAATATTTTAAAATACATGTATACCAACTCCTCCTCAGAAACCATAGATGTAGGAAAAGAAATCGATTATATCAGACAATACGTCGATTTGCAGTTATTACGTCTCAACCGGCATACACAAGTTATTTTTGAAAGTCAAACCGATGAGGAACAAATACAAATTCCTCCGATGATACTTATAACTTTCGTGGAAAACGCTTTTAAATACGGAACATCATCAGACGAAGACTGTTCTATCATAATACGTATCATAGTAAAAGAAGGTATTTTAAATTTTGAAACTCATAATGCCATTATGAAAAACATTCAGGGTAAAAGCTCCACCATCGGTATCGAAAACTGCCGTAAACGGCTGGAATTACTATATCCGGGACGTTTTTCTTTGGATATAACAAAAGATACTGAAAAAAATACATTTAAAACTCGGTTAATCATACGACTCCGATGA
- a CDS encoding LytR/AlgR family response regulator transcription factor, with protein MKNISCIAIDDEPIALLVISRFCERKGGLDLTTFSEPRLGLEEILRRKPDLVFLDIEMNSISGLDVAKILPKECCLIFTTAHAQYALNGFDLDAVDFLHKPIAYDRFEHAVNKAMHFIEIRHNKISKDNTQETIVVKQEYNSVSIAVSDIFYIEALENYIKIFRTNGNNIISRINIKSIYEILPKNRFLRVHRSYIIPIDKVEQFSKQEIKLKNISIPIPVGRSYAKEVYTVLSHKNL; from the coding sequence ATGAAAAATATCAGTTGCATTGCCATAGACGACGAACCCATAGCTCTGCTTGTTATCAGCCGTTTCTGTGAACGTAAAGGAGGATTGGATTTAACGACTTTCAGTGAACCTCGTTTAGGACTAGAAGAAATCTTACGGCGCAAACCCGATTTGGTATTCCTCGACATCGAAATGAATAGTATCAGCGGACTTGATGTAGCCAAGATTCTTCCGAAAGAATGTTGTCTTATTTTTACTACCGCACATGCGCAGTACGCGCTCAACGGATTCGATCTCGATGCAGTAGATTTTCTGCACAAACCCATAGCGTACGACCGTTTTGAACATGCGGTAAATAAAGCAATGCATTTTATTGAAATTCGTCATAATAAAATTTCAAAAGACAATACGCAAGAAACAATTGTCGTAAAACAAGAATATAATAGTGTTTCAATTGCTGTTTCCGATATATTTTATATCGAAGCGTTAGAAAACTATATAAAAATTTTCAGAACCAACGGAAATAATATTATTTCCCGCATAAATATAAAATCAATCTATGAGATACTTCCTAAAAACCGCTTTTTACGGGTACATCGCTCATATATTATACCAATCGATAAAGTAGAACAATTTTCTAAACAAGAAATAAAACTAAAAAATATCTCGATTCCGATTCCGGTAGGAAGAAGCTATGCAAAAGAAGTATATACAGTTCTATCTCATAAAAATTTGTAA
- a CDS encoding S41 family peptidase, with the protein MKKLFAGLFVWALTLSLYAVDAPKWLRYSAISPDGSTIAFTFKGDIFTVPVTGGKAMQLTSNPAYDTRPVWSPDGRSIAFASDRRGSMDVYVVSVLGGEPQRVTTYSGAEYPVAFRDNERLLFTSYIMPSAEDAQFPSGQFPQIYEVNVKGGRPVMFSSMPMERISFDKDGKSFLYYDKKGYEDAWRKHHVSSITRDIWLCVDKGDRAYRKQTQFRGEDRDPVWAPDGKSFYYLSEEKGSFNVFKRDIDATVSTQITSFDKNPVRFLTVSDKGRLCFGYDGDIYTMMPGEKPVKVPVTIITDRNDADVVKQVRYNGASDMAVSPDGKEVAFIVRGDVFVTSVDYNTTKRITNTPCQERNIEFSPDGRSLVYSSERNGCWQVYQATIVRENEKQFTYATEIKEECLTNSNKTSFEPKYSPDGKEVAFLEDRTAIKVINLKTKAVRTVMDGKYQYSYSDGDQNFTWSPDSKWILSDFIGTGGWNNKDVVLLNADGKGEMYNLTQSGYSDGNAKWVLGGKAMIWKSDRAGYRSHGSWGAQADVYIMFFDLDAYDRFNMSKEDLALIEEAEKEKKDKKESDSGKENKEKKTKTDKDKKEEVKPLELDLENCRDRVKRLTVNSSFLGDALLSPKGDKLYYLAAFEGGFDLWEHNLKENTTRILIKGVGAGSLLTDKDQKNVFMLSGGNMKKIEISGNSTKSISFAADFDQRPYDERKYIFDHAWQQVTDKFYDPDIHGIDWKGYKKIYERFLPYINNNYDFTEMLSEMLGELNASHTGARYSGRGGAFPTAALGLFYEDKYDGDGLKVKEVIDKGPFKQKKSKIEAGCIIEKIDGVEVKKGMDYFPLLEGKVGRKVLLTVKSQDGKKFEETVKAISYGQQNQLLYDRWVEGRRDIVEKLSNGRIGYVHVRSMDSQSFRKVYSDLLGRYRNCDAVVVDTRHNGGGWLHEDLARLLSGKEYQRFVPRGQYIGSDPYNEWTKPSCVLVCEDNYSNAHGFPFVYKELKIGKLVGAPVPGTMTAVWWEGQIDPSIVFGIPQVGCQDMRGNYLENQELMPDIEVYNDPYTQLKGEDKQLEKAVETLLKEIQVKKK; encoded by the coding sequence ATGAAGAAACTCTTTGCGGGCTTGTTTGTGTGGGCCCTTACATTATCTCTTTATGCTGTAGATGCGCCTAAATGGTTGCGTTATAGTGCGATTTCACCTGATGGTTCTACCATTGCTTTTACATTTAAGGGTGATATTTTTACTGTACCTGTAACCGGGGGAAAAGCGATGCAATTAACTAGTAATCCTGCTTATGATACACGACCGGTATGGAGTCCCGATGGGAGGTCGATTGCTTTTGCATCTGATCGCCGGGGGAGTATGGATGTATATGTTGTCTCTGTTCTCGGAGGTGAGCCTCAACGCGTTACTACTTATTCGGGAGCGGAATATCCGGTTGCGTTTAGAGATAACGAACGCCTACTTTTTACTTCTTATATTATGCCTTCGGCAGAAGATGCCCAATTTCCTTCAGGACAGTTTCCGCAGATTTATGAGGTGAATGTAAAAGGAGGACGTCCTGTTATGTTCTCATCGATGCCTATGGAAAGAATTTCATTCGATAAAGACGGGAAATCTTTTTTATATTATGATAAAAAAGGATATGAAGATGCTTGGAGAAAGCATCATGTTTCTTCGATAACAAGAGATATATGGTTATGTGTTGATAAGGGAGATCGGGCTTATCGTAAACAGACGCAATTCAGAGGAGAAGACCGAGATCCGGTTTGGGCTCCTGATGGAAAATCTTTTTATTATCTAAGTGAAGAAAAAGGATCTTTTAATGTTTTTAAGAGGGATATAGATGCTACGGTTTCCACACAGATAACGTCGTTTGATAAAAATCCGGTACGTTTTCTTACAGTTTCTGATAAAGGTAGATTATGTTTCGGTTATGACGGCGATATATATACGATGATGCCTGGAGAGAAACCGGTAAAAGTTCCGGTTACGATTATAACCGATCGTAATGATGCGGATGTTGTAAAACAAGTCCGGTATAACGGAGCAAGCGATATGGCTGTTTCGCCGGACGGAAAAGAAGTTGCTTTTATCGTACGTGGAGATGTTTTTGTTACTTCGGTCGATTATAATACCACAAAACGTATTACGAATACTCCTTGTCAAGAAAGAAATATCGAGTTTTCTCCTGATGGAAGGAGTTTAGTATATTCCTCTGAAAGAAATGGCTGCTGGCAGGTTTATCAGGCAACAATTGTTAGAGAGAATGAGAAACAGTTTACTTATGCTACCGAAATAAAAGAAGAATGTTTGACAAATTCAAATAAAACTTCATTTGAACCGAAATATAGCCCTGACGGAAAAGAGGTTGCTTTTCTTGAAGATCGTACGGCGATAAAAGTGATAAATTTGAAAACCAAGGCTGTACGTACTGTGATGGACGGTAAATACCAGTATTCTTATTCTGACGGTGATCAAAATTTTACCTGGAGTCCTGATAGCAAATGGATTTTGTCTGATTTTATCGGTACGGGAGGTTGGAATAATAAGGATGTCGTGTTATTGAATGCCGATGGAAAAGGAGAAATGTATAATCTTACTCAAAGCGGGTACAGTGATGGAAATGCCAAATGGGTACTTGGCGGAAAGGCTATGATTTGGAAAAGTGACCGGGCTGGATATCGCAGTCATGGCAGTTGGGGTGCTCAGGCCGATGTATATATTATGTTTTTCGATCTCGATGCTTATGATCGTTTTAATATGAGTAAAGAAGATCTTGCATTGATCGAAGAAGCTGAAAAAGAGAAAAAAGATAAGAAAGAAAGTGACTCTGGAAAAGAAAATAAAGAGAAGAAAACCAAGACCGATAAGGATAAAAAAGAGGAAGTAAAACCTTTGGAACTCGATCTTGAGAATTGTCGTGATCGGGTAAAAAGGCTTACGGTAAATTCTTCGTTTCTTGGTGATGCACTGCTTTCTCCCAAAGGTGATAAACTCTATTATCTGGCGGCTTTTGAAGGAGGTTTTGATTTGTGGGAACATAATCTGAAAGAAAATACGACTCGTATTCTTATAAAAGGAGTAGGGGCCGGATCTTTGCTTACCGATAAAGATCAGAAAAATGTATTTATGTTGTCGGGGGGAAATATGAAGAAAATCGAGATCTCAGGAAATTCTACAAAATCGATTTCTTTTGCGGCAGATTTCGACCAGCGTCCTTATGATGAACGCAAATATATATTCGATCATGCATGGCAACAGGTTACCGACAAGTTTTATGATCCCGATATACATGGTATCGATTGGAAAGGTTATAAAAAAATTTATGAAAGATTTTTACCCTACATAAATAATAACTATGACTTTACCGAAATGTTGAGCGAAATGCTTGGAGAACTCAATGCTTCGCATACCGGTGCCCGTTATAGTGGTAGAGGCGGTGCTTTCCCTACGGCTGCTCTCGGCTTATTCTATGAAGATAAATATGATGGTGACGGGTTGAAAGTTAAGGAAGTGATCGATAAAGGACCTTTCAAACAAAAGAAAAGCAAAATAGAAGCCGGCTGTATTATTGAAAAAATAGATGGAGTAGAGGTGAAAAAAGGGATGGATTATTTCCCTTTACTTGAAGGAAAAGTGGGGCGCAAAGTGTTATTAACGGTGAAATCTCAGGATGGTAAAAAGTTTGAAGAAACGGTAAAAGCGATTAGCTATGGCCAACAAAATCAGCTTTTATATGATCGTTGGGTAGAAGGACGTCGGGATATTGTAGAAAAATTGTCGAACGGCCGTATAGGCTATGTGCATGTAAGAAGTATGGATAGCCAGAGTTTCAGAAAAGTGTATAGCGACTTACTGGGGAGATATCGTAATTGTGATGCAGTGGTCGTTGATACCCGTCATAACGGCGGCGGCTGGTTACATGAAGATCTTGCTCGTTTATTGAGTGGAAAAGAATATCAGCGTTTTGTTCCTCGAGGTCAGTATATCGGAAGTGATCCTTATAACGAATGGACGAAACCTTCATGTGTGTTGGTTTGCGAGGATAATTACAGTAATGCTCATGGTTTCCCGTTTGTATATAAGGAATTGAAAATAGGAAAGCTCGTTGGGGCTCCTGTTCCCGGAACGATGACTGCGGTATGGTGGGAAGGACAGATCGATCCCTCTATCGTTTTCGGTATTCCTCAGGTAGGGTGTCAGGATATGAGAGGAAATTATCTCGAAAATCAGGAACTTATGCCAGATATCGAAGTTTATAACGATCCTTATACACAATTGAAGGGAGAAGATAAGCAACTTGAAAAAGCGGTTGAAACGTTACTGAAAGAAATCCAGGTAAAGAAAAAATAA